Below is a window of Longimicrobiaceae bacterium DNA.
CGACATCTTCAGCTTCGGCAACATCCAGGCGTTCAACAACTTCGGGGCGCCCACCTTCTTCTACACGCGCCGCATAGGGCGGTCGCCGCACCACGACCTGGCGAACAGCTTCCAGTTCGTGGACCAGCCGCAGCAGTCCACCATCCTGGGCGCCGCAAAGGTCAGCGGGAAGACGCCGGGCGGCCTGTCGGTGGGCGTGCTGGATGCGGTCACGGCGCGCGAGAACGCCCGCTTCGTGGGCGACGACGGGCTCACGCACGGCGCGCCGGTGGAGCCCATGACCAACTACTTCGTGGGTCGGCTGCGGCACGACTACCACGCCGGCAACACGGTGATCGGCGGCCTGGTCACCGCGGCCAACCGCGACATGGCCGGCGGCGAGTTCGACGCCGACGTGCGCCGCAACGCGTACGTGGGCGGGGCGGACTTCGAGCACGCGTGGGCCAACCGGCTGTGGACGCTCACCGGCTTCCTGTCCGGCAGCCGCGTGTCCGGCACGCCCGGCGCGCTGCTGCTCACCCAGCGCTCCAGCGCCCGCTACTTCCAGCGGCCCGACGCGGACTACCTGCGGGTGGACTCCTCGCGCACGTCGCTGCTGGGGCGCGACGGCGCGCTCGCCATCCAGCGCTCCGGCAGCTACGACCTGTCGGTCGCGTACCAGGAGACGAGCCCCGGCTTCGAGACCAACGACCTGGGCTTCCAGGGCAACGCCGACCGGCGCAGCGTCAGCACCTTCATCGGCAGGCGCGTCAACACGCCCAACCGCGTGTTCCGCGACCACACCTACTACGCGTTCACCAACCACCAGTGGAACTTCGGGGGCGACTACCTGTTCGACGGGTATGCGGTGGCGGCGCAGGGCACGTTCAAGAACCTGTGGTTCCTGGGCGGCGACGTGCGGTACTACGGCCGCACGCTGAACGACCGCCTCACCCGCGGCGGCCCGCTGGCGGCCAACCCGCGCCAGGTCACCACCTCGCTCAACTGGTCCAGCGACCCGCGCAAGCGCCTGTCGGCCAACGGCAACCTGAGCGTCGCCGAGAAGGGCGAGGCGGGGCACTCGCGCGAGGGCAGCGTGTCGCTGCTGCTGCGGCCGTCCTCGTCGGTGCAGGTGAGCGTGGGGCCCGGCCTCACGCGCGACCTCAACCGCGGGCAGTTCGTGCGCTCCGTGGCCGACGAGGCGGCCAGCGCCACCTTCGGCCGCCGGTACGTGTTCGGCGACGTGGACCAGACGACGCTCTCCATGGACACGCGCCTTGACTGGACGTTCACGCCCAAGCTGAGCCTGCAGCTGTTCGCGCAGCCGTTCGTCTCGTCCGGCAAGTTCAGCGACTACAAGGAGTTCCTGCGTCCACGCGACTACGACTTCGCGGTGTACGGGCGCGACCGGGGCACCATCGCCCGCACGGTCGACGCGGAGGGCAACGCGTCGTACACGGTAGACCCGGACGGCGCGGGTCCGGCGGAGTCCTT
It encodes the following:
- a CDS encoding DUF5916 domain-containing protein, with the protein product MARPTRARSLALALAFAWFPAAARAQQPAPAPAAALPTPNLRAGRAAGMHVDGRLDEAAWATAEVGSGFVQQRPRSGQPATDPTEVRVLVDGEAIYVGARMLDAHPDSIAAQLARRDASGIYSDWFQVVIDSYHDRRTAYRFGVNPMGVQKDVFHSNDSNEDADWDAVWEAAATRDSLGWTAEMRIPLSQLRYGKVAAGTEPVWGINFLRDVARRDERSYWSQIPNNYAGFVSREGELRGLAGLGTPRRLELQPYTSARLAREPGTRADPFFRQNALHGSVGADVKYGLPAGLTLTGTINPDFGQVEVDPAVVNLSAFETFFPEKRPFFVEGSDIFSFGNIQAFNNFGAPTFFYTRRIGRSPHHDLANSFQFVDQPQQSTILGAAKVSGKTPGGLSVGVLDAVTARENARFVGDDGLTHGAPVEPMTNYFVGRLRHDYHAGNTVIGGLVTAANRDMAGGEFDADVRRNAYVGGADFEHAWANRLWTLTGFLSGSRVSGTPGALLLTQRSSARYFQRPDADYLRVDSSRTSLLGRDGALAIQRSGSYDLSVAYQETSPGFETNDLGFQGNADRRSVSTFIGRRVNTPNRVFRDHTYYAFTNHQWNFGGDYLFDGYAVAAQGTFKNLWFLGGDVRYYGRTLNDRLTRGGPLAANPRQVTTSLNWSSDPRKRLSANGNLSVAEKGEAGHSREGSVSLLLRPSSSVQVSVGPGLTRDLNRGQFVRSVADEAASATFGRRYVFGDVDQTTLSMDTRLDWTFTPKLSLQLFAQPFVSSGKFSDYKEFLRPRDYDFAVYGRDRGTIARTVDAEGNASYTVDPDGAGPAESFAFGEQSFTVRSLRGNAVLRWEYHPGSALFVVWQQQRDGFDPDGSFDRRDVRHVFTEPAHNVFLIKATYWLSR